In the Engystomops pustulosus chromosome 2, aEngPut4.maternal, whole genome shotgun sequence genome, one interval contains:
- the ZC3H10 gene encoding zinc finger CCCH domain-containing protein 10: MPNRENYANGASSGSGSEEAASGVDFVCRDFLRNVCKRGKRCRFKHPDSTDVSDLGVQKNEFVFCHDFQNKQCVRINCRFIHGTKEDEEHYKTTGELPARLRHKVAAGLGLSPTDLASKDEIPICRDFLKGDCQRGDRCKFRHLQRDYDYQYEFSCDMRGGALNTGLSSGGLPATTTRSYEHYGGHDGISETEHFSSLYRYGDRFDDPVMKRRRVGYDGYYSASPVEYRMLEEENVMLRRRIEELKKQVSVLAATNEVLLDQNAQFRSQAKVVTLSTLSTTAPTSEQAVGTVTNYNHGIAQTHTTLSSQALQPRPVTQQELVASTGAPAPTQTNAAPQLNPEIAPLSAALAQTIAQGMAPPPVSMAPVAVSVAPVAVSMAQPLPGITMSHATTPMVTYPIASQSMRITAMPH, translated from the coding sequence ATGCCGAACAGGGAAAATTATGCGAATGGTGCCAGCAGTGGTAGTGGCAGTGAGGAAGCGGCATCGGGCGTGGATTTTGTGTGTCGTGACTTTCTCCGCAATGTATGCAAGCGAGGCAAGCGCTGCCGCTTTAAGCATCCAGACTCCACTGATGTCTCTGATCTTGGGGTGCAAAAGAATGAGTTTGTCTTCTGTCACGACTTTCAGAATAAGCAGTGCGTTCGCATCAATTGCCGATTTATTCATGGTACAAAAGAGGATGAAGAACATTACAAGACAACCGGGGAGTTGCCTGCTCGCTTGCGACACAAAGTGGCAGCTGGCCTTGGCTTGTCTCCCACTGACCTGGCTAGTAAGGATGAGATTCCCATCTGTCGGGACTTCCTAAAAGGTGACTGCCAGCGTGGGGATAGGTGCAAGTTCCGCCATTTGCAAAGGGACTATGATTATCAATATGAATTTTCATGTGATATGCGGGGAGGGGCCCTCAATACAGGTCTAAGTTCTGGAGGCCTGCCTGCTACCACAACACGCTCTTATGAGCATTATGGAGGACATGATGGGATTTCAGAAACTGAACACTTTTCATCATTGTATCGTTATGGTGATCGTTTTGATGATCCTGTAATGAAAAGGAGGCGTGTGGGATATGATGGCTACTACAGCGCATCCCCGGTCGAATACCGTATGTTGGAAGAAGAAAATGTCATGCTTAGGAGGCGTATTGAGGAGCTGAAGAAGCAAGTGTCTGTTCTGGCAGCAACCAACGAAGTTTTGCTTGACCAAAATGCTCAGTTTCGTAGTCAAGCCAAAGTGGTTACACTCAGTACCCTAAGCACCACTGCTCCAACCAGTGAACAGGCTGTGGGCACAGTAACAAATTATAACCATGGCATAGCACAAACGCACACCACTTTAAGCAGCCAGGCATTGCAACCCCGACCAGTTACACAGCAGGAACTGGTGGCTTCCACTGGTGCCCCTGCTCCCACACAGACCAATGCAGCCCCACAGTTAAACCCTGAAATTGCGCCACTTTCTGCTGCGCTTGCGCAAACCATTGCTCAGGGCATGGCTCCTCCACCTGTCTCCATGGCACCTGTAGCAGTATCTGTTGCTCCAGTGGCTGTTTCTATGGCACAGCCACTTCCTGGCATCACAATGAGTCATGCCACGACACCCATGGTAACTTATCCCATTGCTTCACAAAGCATGCGCATAACAGCCATGCCTCACTAA